A section of the Rhodobacteraceae bacterium M382 genome encodes:
- a CDS encoding FAD-binding oxidoreductase: protein MTSYEQVLAALSAEIVVSDKDIIDGYTTDFRKKYRGESPALLRPRSTEEVASIVKLCNKHKVALVPVGGNTGYCGGATPDESGQQLLISLQRMNKIREVDTDNLSVTVDAGCILSEIHGAVERESLMFPLSLGSQQSCQIGGNISTNAGGVSAVRYGITRDLVLGLEIVLPDGQILSNLSPLRKDNRGYALHQLLIGAEGSLGIVTGASLRLFLPPVNRVTAFLAISRVDDLMPLLAKAQQYTGEAVTSFEYISGASLDMLLAGKPEWRRPVQSPSKHFVLIEAATSSPVLAMDEAIEAFFEDGMSEEMILDGVIATSEQQRQDFWNLREHIPEGEVLNGGSVKHDVSVRISDMARFIALGTELVDRYGQGARLSVYGHVGDGNVHFNILAPEGVKAPAFLEEVSAEVSPCIYDLVAKLDGSFSAEYGLGQDKLWLDQNYGDPVKRHLMGTIKNVLDPKEVMNPGKVVGSQICARS from the coding sequence ATGACTTCATATGAGCAAGTGCTGGCCGCCTTGTCGGCTGAAATCGTGGTTAGCGACAAGGACATTATCGACGGATACACGACGGATTTCCGAAAGAAATACAGGGGCGAAAGCCCTGCACTGCTGCGGCCCCGCTCGACTGAGGAAGTCGCTTCAATTGTCAAGCTTTGCAACAAGCACAAAGTTGCCCTTGTCCCGGTTGGAGGCAACACCGGTTACTGTGGCGGCGCTACACCGGACGAAAGCGGCCAACAGCTGTTGATCAGCTTGCAGCGTATGAACAAGATCCGGGAGGTCGACACCGACAACCTTTCAGTCACCGTGGATGCGGGGTGCATTCTGTCCGAGATCCATGGGGCGGTAGAACGGGAGAGTTTGATGTTCCCCTTATCCTTGGGCTCTCAGCAGTCATGCCAGATTGGCGGGAACATTTCCACGAATGCCGGAGGGGTTTCGGCAGTCCGGTACGGGATTACCAGGGACCTGGTTCTCGGCCTCGAAATTGTGCTGCCGGATGGCCAGATACTCAGCAATCTGTCGCCGTTGAGGAAAGACAACCGAGGCTATGCTCTGCATCAGCTTCTGATCGGCGCGGAAGGCTCGCTGGGGATCGTGACGGGCGCTTCGCTGCGCCTGTTTCTGCCACCGGTGAACCGGGTCACAGCCTTTCTGGCTATTAGCAGGGTCGATGACCTGATGCCATTGTTGGCAAAGGCGCAGCAATACACCGGCGAAGCAGTTACGTCGTTCGAATACATCTCGGGTGCGTCGCTTGATATGCTCTTGGCCGGCAAACCCGAGTGGCGGCGACCGGTTCAATCCCCATCCAAGCACTTTGTACTCATCGAAGCTGCCACGTCCTCTCCGGTTTTGGCGATGGACGAGGCCATCGAAGCCTTCTTTGAAGACGGCATGTCCGAAGAGATGATCCTGGATGGGGTGATTGCGACAAGCGAGCAGCAAAGGCAGGATTTCTGGAACCTGCGCGAACACATCCCCGAAGGTGAGGTGCTCAACGGTGGTTCGGTGAAGCACGACGTTTCCGTTCGTATCTCTGATATGGCCAGATTCATCGCGCTTGGTACCGAACTTGTCGACCGGTACGGGCAAGGAGCGCGGCTTTCAGTCTACGGGCATGTCGGAGATGGCAACGTACACTTCAACATCCTTGCTCCCGAAGGTGTTAAGGCACCCGCTTTTCTCGAAGAAGTGAGTGCTGAGGTCTCTCCCTGCATCTATGATCTCGTAGCCAAACTCGATGGGTCATTCAGCGCAGAGTATGGACTGGGCCAAGACAAACTGTGGCTTGACCAAAATTATGGAGATCCGGTCAAACGCCATCTCATGGGCACAATTAAGAACGTCCTTGATCCAAAAGAGGTCATGAATCCCGGGAAAGTGGTGGGCAGCCAGATTTGCGCCCGAAGTTGA
- the tnpB gene encoding IS66 family insertion sequence element accessory protein TnpB (TnpB, as the term is used for proteins encoded by IS66 family insertion elements, is considered an accessory protein, since TnpC, encoded by a neighboring gene, is a DDE family transposase.) has protein sequence MIPVPANTRVWLAAGVTDMRRGFTTLAAQAEQTLKQDPFAGHLFVFRGRRGDLIKIIWWDGQGACLFSKRLEKGRFVWPSAKEGKIALTAAQLAMLLEGIDWRVPQRSWTPLKAG, from the coding sequence ATGATCCCTGTCCCGGCGAACACGCGTGTTTGGCTTGCCGCTGGTGTGACCGACATGCGGCGCGGATTCACGACGCTGGCAGCTCAGGCGGAACAGACATTGAAGCAGGATCCGTTTGCGGGACATCTGTTTGTCTTCCGTGGACGGCGCGGTGACCTGATCAAGATCATCTGGTGGGATGGCCAGGGCGCGTGTCTGTTCAGCAAGCGACTTGAGAAAGGCCGGTTTGTGTGGCCATCGGCGAAGGAGGGCAAAATCGCCCTGACCGCAGCCCAGTTGGCGATGCTTTTGGAAGGGATCGATTGGCGTGTGCCGCAACGCAGTTGGACGCCGCTCAAGGCAGGATAA
- a CDS encoding IS66 family transposase, producing MLDVDKTLPKDPDELRQFTALLLAEVKSQAVLIEKLRHQLVGQRHHRFGSSSESIEQLQLALETSEIAVAKMTAKLRLPDDGPKDQPKRRPIPDHIPRMEVELTTGDDDCAQCGGGLRRLGEDVTEELEYVPGRFIVNRIVRPRFACSGCEAFTQAVLPSRPIERGRPGPGLLAHVMVNKYADHLPLYRQSGIFERDGIDIDRSTLADWIGKSTALLEPLADAIGRHVLAGQAIFADDTPVKMLAPGTGKTATARLWAYGRDERPWASNVPPASWYQFSPDRKGQHPKDHLAKYQGWMHADGYAGFEDLYRSGDIREVACMAHVRRKFVDVHRAQGSAIADEAIQRIAQLYAIEKEARGSPAKRRVELRQEKAKPIFDHLEVWLHAQLPSISGKSPLAGAIRYALTRMARLRPYLDHGILELDNNTAERAMRSVAIGRKNYLFVGSQTGGRAAAISYTLIETAKLNGIDPQAWLADTLARIPDYKINRVDDLLPWKTAS from the coding sequence ATGCTGGACGTCGACAAAACCCTGCCGAAAGACCCTGATGAACTGCGGCAGTTCACAGCGCTTTTGTTGGCCGAGGTGAAGTCACAAGCGGTCTTGATCGAGAAGCTGCGACATCAGTTAGTGGGTCAACGTCATCATCGGTTTGGATCGTCATCAGAAAGCATTGAGCAGCTTCAACTGGCCTTGGAAACGAGCGAGATTGCCGTTGCAAAGATGACGGCGAAGCTGCGTCTTCCTGATGACGGACCCAAGGATCAACCAAAACGTCGACCAATCCCAGATCACATCCCGCGCATGGAGGTTGAACTGACCACCGGCGACGACGATTGCGCCCAATGCGGTGGTGGCCTGCGGCGTCTGGGTGAGGATGTGACCGAAGAACTGGAATACGTTCCGGGTCGGTTCATCGTGAACCGCATCGTGCGTCCACGCTTTGCGTGCTCGGGTTGTGAAGCCTTCACGCAGGCAGTGCTACCATCGCGCCCCATCGAGCGCGGAAGGCCGGGGCCGGGTTTGCTGGCCCATGTGATGGTCAACAAATACGCAGACCATCTTCCGCTGTATCGCCAAAGCGGTATCTTCGAACGTGACGGGATCGACATTGATCGCTCAACGCTGGCGGATTGGATCGGCAAGTCCACAGCACTTTTAGAACCATTGGCGGATGCTATCGGGCGGCATGTACTGGCCGGTCAGGCCATCTTTGCCGACGACACACCCGTAAAGATGCTCGCACCCGGCACCGGTAAAACTGCGACGGCGCGATTATGGGCCTATGGGCGCGACGAACGACCCTGGGCTAGCAATGTTCCACCGGCCAGTTGGTATCAGTTCTCGCCAGACCGCAAAGGGCAGCACCCAAAGGATCATCTCGCAAAGTATCAAGGCTGGATGCATGCGGACGGCTATGCCGGGTTCGAAGATCTCTATCGCTCCGGCGATATCCGCGAAGTCGCCTGCATGGCGCATGTCAGGCGTAAGTTTGTGGATGTTCACCGCGCTCAAGGTTCTGCCATCGCAGACGAGGCCATCCAGCGCATCGCGCAACTCTATGCGATTGAGAAAGAGGCCCGGGGATCGCCAGCAAAAAGGCGCGTCGAACTCCGACAGGAAAAAGCAAAGCCAATCTTCGATCATCTGGAAGTCTGGCTGCACGCCCAACTGCCAAGCATCTCTGGTAAATCGCCGCTGGCGGGCGCAATCCGCTATGCCCTGACCCGCATGGCGCGGCTCCGCCCCTACCTCGACCACGGCATTCTCGAATTGGACAACAATACCGCAGAACGCGCGATGCGCTCCGTCGCCATTGGTCGCAAAAACTACTTGTTCGTAGGATCACAGACCGGCGGCCGCGCCGCCGCAATCTCCTATACCCTGATCGAAACCGCCAAGCTGAACGGTATCGACCCGCAGGCGTGGCTGGCCGACACGCTCGCCCGCATTCCAGACTACAAAATCAACCGTGTCGATGACCTGCTGCCATGGAAAACTGCATCGTAG
- a CDS encoding STAS domain-containing protein, producing the protein MKTGWKQELKENLRGPVVVPSITAGLVAGVLTVTFMFSYSAVIFTGELSGYVPRATGQLLFGGVVIALVIGLFSELRGVVALPQDNPTAIIAVMIATLSQLPGSALSPEILFAQAVVIMVVSTALSGVIFYLVGRWRLAAFVQLIPYPVIAGFLAATGWLLFKGSFSVMADQTFDFTQLSALGEVMHLWLPGAVFALITLFVSLKYSNVFIMPGLILSAVALFHITLFLSGVSSQEAIAEGWLLQPFGEGALWQPVPLSTFLAADWTLFVTEFTGLATILSIALISVLLNLTALESAFNRDIDVHREMRLAGIANLLAAPGGSLVGYHYVSLSTLGRRMRGDSRLVGVVVAVFCLLTMTVGAGALSVFPKFVLGGLVMFIGLGFLYDWVVKSWSNLTRGDVAIIFAILFVVEFIGFLEGVATGVAAAVVLFVVSYSKLNVVRLAMDGSDFSSNVDRPDDHRKTLSSEGQKILYLKLHGFIFFASSIKLYEEVVGALTREAGPPEFVILDFQLVSGLDTSGVHGLVKIKKKALEVGTQLALAHVPAEIDQQLHEEEFLDGDAVIEPIFKDADSALEWCEDFLLRTAGVDPSPKALPIDDRLIEVFKAKAVVQKFRSYLETTEFSQGDVVSQPGIKQRLLHFIEQGTVSIYIDELDGEKHRIRSAGPGSMVGVASFFRQGNVGTLAVGIADSKGTAHVLTDVAFERMKSEDPDLALKFQTYALEYVSERLASNLRTLALVLRLEE; encoded by the coding sequence GTGAAGACAGGCTGGAAACAGGAACTGAAGGAAAACTTGCGTGGCCCCGTTGTTGTCCCAAGTATCACTGCCGGGTTGGTTGCAGGTGTTCTGACCGTCACCTTCATGTTTTCATATTCGGCCGTGATATTTACCGGTGAACTCTCGGGTTACGTGCCACGAGCGACAGGGCAACTTCTGTTTGGCGGTGTCGTCATTGCGCTCGTCATCGGTCTCTTCAGCGAACTTCGCGGCGTTGTGGCTCTGCCGCAAGACAACCCAACGGCAATCATCGCTGTCATGATTGCAACTCTATCCCAACTTCCCGGGAGCGCTCTCTCACCTGAGATACTGTTTGCCCAGGCAGTCGTAATAATGGTGGTGTCGACTGCTCTTTCGGGCGTGATCTTCTACCTCGTCGGCCGTTGGCGGCTTGCGGCATTTGTCCAGCTGATACCATATCCAGTGATCGCTGGTTTTCTAGCAGCAACGGGCTGGCTGCTTTTCAAGGGCTCCTTCAGCGTTATGGCAGATCAAACGTTTGATTTCACCCAACTCAGTGCGCTCGGCGAAGTGATGCATCTGTGGCTGCCCGGAGCCGTATTCGCTCTCATTACACTCTTCGTTTCCCTCAAATACTCCAATGTTTTCATCATGCCCGGGCTCATCTTAAGCGCGGTGGCTCTCTTCCATATCACTTTGTTCCTGAGTGGTGTTTCGAGTCAGGAAGCCATTGCCGAGGGCTGGTTGTTGCAACCATTTGGGGAGGGCGCATTGTGGCAGCCAGTACCTCTTTCCACCTTCCTTGCAGCCGACTGGACATTGTTTGTGACAGAGTTCACCGGGTTGGCCACTATTCTCTCGATCGCGCTCATCTCGGTACTTCTGAACCTCACAGCGCTCGAGTCAGCCTTTAACCGTGACATAGATGTCCATCGCGAGATGCGCCTGGCCGGTATTGCAAACCTTCTTGCTGCGCCCGGCGGAAGCCTTGTCGGATATCATTACGTCAGCCTATCCACTCTTGGGCGTCGGATGCGTGGAGATAGTCGGCTCGTCGGGGTCGTCGTCGCAGTGTTCTGCCTTCTTACGATGACAGTCGGAGCTGGTGCTCTGTCTGTCTTCCCAAAATTTGTGCTTGGCGGCTTGGTAATGTTCATCGGACTGGGCTTCCTTTATGATTGGGTGGTCAAAAGCTGGTCTAATCTCACGCGCGGTGACGTTGCGATAATATTTGCGATCCTCTTTGTCGTCGAGTTTATCGGGTTTCTGGAGGGTGTAGCGACCGGCGTAGCCGCAGCTGTTGTGTTGTTCGTAGTCAGCTACAGCAAGCTAAATGTTGTTCGATTGGCAATGGATGGAAGTGATTTCTCGAGCAACGTCGATCGCCCGGATGACCACCGAAAGACCTTGTCCTCCGAGGGGCAGAAGATTCTATATCTCAAACTCCATGGTTTCATCTTCTTTGCATCCTCAATCAAACTGTACGAGGAAGTGGTAGGAGCCCTGACAAGAGAAGCTGGCCCGCCTGAGTTTGTAATCCTTGATTTTCAGCTAGTGTCTGGTCTGGATACTTCTGGTGTTCACGGTCTGGTCAAGATCAAGAAGAAGGCGCTGGAAGTCGGAACGCAACTCGCCTTGGCTCACGTCCCCGCAGAAATCGATCAACAATTGCATGAGGAAGAGTTCCTTGATGGCGACGCTGTTATAGAGCCAATCTTTAAGGATGCAGACAGCGCCCTGGAATGGTGCGAAGATTTCCTTCTCAGAACGGCTGGCGTTGATCCAAGCCCAAAAGCTTTGCCGATTGATGATAGGTTGATTGAGGTTTTTAAGGCCAAGGCTGTTGTTCAAAAGTTCCGAAGTTACTTGGAAACGACTGAATTCTCTCAGGGCGACGTAGTTTCACAACCCGGCATCAAGCAGCGTTTGCTGCACTTCATCGAGCAAGGGACCGTTTCCATCTACATCGATGAATTGGATGGCGAAAAGCATAGAATAAGAAGCGCGGGCCCTGGTTCGATGGTCGGCGTCGCCAGCTTTTTTAGGCAAGGAAACGTGGGGACGCTTGCGGTAGGCATAGCGGACAGCAAAGGAACCGCTCATGTTTTGACAGATGTCGCATTCGAACGCATGAAGTCCGAAGATCCTGACTTGGCTCTGAAATTTCAGACATATGCACTCGAGTATGTTTCGGAGCGGTTGGCAAGCAACTTGCGCACGCTTGCTTTGGTCCTTCGCCTCGAAGAATAA
- a CDS encoding MASE1 domain-containing protein, which produces MPTHENQKKGLPIGPKFLGIFVLYFFINLALGILSLTLAANYDGVAIIWLPAGSALVALVFIDMRLWPGIALAALASNLYYGSGIQAAVGIGVGSSLGAIIATLALRNLGPWEDLSIFYKALKLGTFGAVISAAISAAIGVASLSFAGIVPISEFATNWARWVQGDSVGIFLFSSFVLIYCMLWGQESNDAEP; this is translated from the coding sequence TTGCCCACACATGAAAATCAGAAGAAAGGGCTACCCATAGGCCCAAAGTTTCTTGGTATTTTCGTTTTGTACTTCTTTATAAATTTGGCTCTGGGCATACTCAGTCTGACACTGGCGGCGAACTACGACGGTGTTGCGATCATCTGGTTGCCTGCCGGTTCTGCCCTAGTTGCGCTAGTGTTTATTGATATGCGGCTTTGGCCAGGCATTGCTTTGGCGGCATTGGCTTCTAACCTGTATTATGGATCAGGCATCCAAGCCGCCGTTGGAATTGGAGTCGGGAGCTCTTTGGGCGCGATCATAGCTACCTTGGCTCTGCGTAATCTCGGTCCATGGGAGGATCTCTCGATCTTTTACAAAGCCCTAAAGCTGGGCACCTTCGGAGCAGTAATCAGCGCGGCCATTAGCGCCGCAATTGGTGTCGCATCTCTCTCTTTCGCTGGAATTGTGCCGATTTCAGAATTCGCAACCAATTGGGCTCGGTGGGTTCAGGGGGATTCAGTCGGGATCTTTTTGTTTAGCTCGTTCGTCCTGATTTATTGCATGCTATGGGGGCAAGAAAGCAACGACGCTGAGCCGTGA
- a CDS encoding glutamine synthetase beta-grasp domain-containing protein gives MGNARLDYIWLDGYEIANIRTKAQIHPDSSYNGSVEDTPKWGFDGSSTQQAEGHDSDCILQPVRVYPNPFRQNAYLVLCEVFHRNGRPHETNTRNLIDREAEAEFWFGFEQEYILMTSNGRPVGFPDGGFPEPQGPYYCAVGAHRVEARELVDEHWDACLAADLGVTGINAEVMLGQWEFQCFGKGALRAADDLIVARFLLQLITEKYDLIATLDPKPISGDWNGSGMHSNFSYDYLRDVGGKDYIEALCEGFRPFHQDHIDVYGAGNERRLTGSHETASIDQFSFGASNRGASIRIPLYTTTHDWKGYLEDRRPASDGDPYLIVDRIMRTVKVAHEEALKAV, from the coding sequence ATGGGAAACGCTCGTCTCGACTACATCTGGCTGGACGGCTACGAGATCGCAAACATCCGGACAAAGGCACAAATCCACCCGGACAGTTCGTACAACGGGTCTGTTGAAGACACCCCAAAATGGGGCTTCGATGGCAGTTCGACGCAGCAGGCGGAGGGCCATGATTCCGACTGCATCCTGCAGCCGGTTCGGGTGTATCCAAACCCCTTCAGGCAAAACGCCTATCTCGTTTTGTGCGAGGTTTTTCATCGGAATGGACGCCCCCACGAGACCAACACGCGAAATCTGATTGATCGAGAAGCCGAAGCTGAATTCTGGTTTGGATTTGAGCAAGAATACATTCTGATGACCTCGAATGGCCGCCCTGTTGGCTTTCCTGACGGCGGATTTCCTGAACCCCAGGGCCCCTACTATTGCGCCGTCGGAGCGCACCGCGTCGAAGCGAGGGAATTGGTCGATGAACACTGGGACGCTTGCCTTGCCGCCGACCTTGGGGTGACCGGGATCAACGCCGAGGTCATGCTGGGTCAGTGGGAATTTCAGTGTTTTGGTAAGGGCGCCCTTCGTGCGGCTGACGACCTGATCGTAGCGAGGTTCCTACTGCAGCTCATCACAGAAAAATACGATCTGATTGCAACCCTCGATCCGAAACCGATCTCTGGGGATTGGAACGGCTCTGGCATGCACTCGAACTTTTCGTATGACTACCTGCGCGATGTCGGCGGAAAGGACTATATCGAAGCGCTCTGTGAAGGCTTCCGCCCGTTCCACCAGGATCACATCGATGTTTATGGTGCCGGAAACGAACGCAGACTGACTGGATCTCATGAAACTGCCTCTATCGACCAGTTCAGCTTTGGGGCATCGAACCGAGGCGCATCTATCCGAATTCCACTCTATACCACGACACATGACTGGAAGGGGTATCTTGAGGATCGGCGCCCGGCTTCCGATGGTGACCCATATCTGATCGTCGACCGTATCATGCGGACAGTCAAAGTGGCACACGAAGAAGCGCTAAAGGCCGTTTAG